In one Shinella zoogloeoides genomic region, the following are encoded:
- the thiP gene encoding thiamine/thiamine pyrophosphate ABC transporter permease produces the protein MFARAERRTLRIAGGLALGGVLAFVGAATIVLLGHAGGGSGAPLFDTYIGRVAQFTLMQAALSTLLSIVLAIPVARALARQRSFRGRVWIIRLSVVPLGLPALVAALGVIEIWGRQGVVNDLLRLAGLQNPVSVYGLAGILIAHVFFNLPLAARFLLAALDRIPPEYWLSSANLGMRSGAVFRLIEWPVIRRVLPGIAGLVFMLCVTSFTIALTLGGGPAASTIEVAIYQALRFDFDPARAVLLAFLQIAVTAILLWLISLLAHPPEEGMTAGRAIRRFDGRRHRLADGLVLVAFTLFTAAPLAATLASGLAADFGRLALDPLLHRALLTSLAISLASAGLSLAIALPVVLVPRVAEAGAAGLATRLMGRALPAVGSLILLVPPVVVATGWFLMLRIFGETGRFAPAVVTVLNALMALPFVVRVLEPAYRTHLSRTARLALSLGVTGWQRFSWIDWPALKKPFLTAFAFAMALSLGDLGAVAIFGAEGFVTLPWLLFSRMASYRTADAAGIALILGVLCLLLTLPSTTSERPTERPGSDA, from the coding sequence ATCTTCGCCCGCGCCGAACGACGGACGCTGCGCATCGCCGGGGGCCTTGCCCTCGGCGGCGTGCTCGCCTTCGTCGGCGCGGCGACCATCGTCCTGCTCGGCCATGCGGGCGGCGGCAGCGGCGCACCGCTGTTCGACACCTATATCGGGCGCGTCGCGCAATTCACGCTGATGCAGGCGGCACTTTCGACGCTCCTCTCCATCGTGCTTGCCATTCCCGTCGCGCGGGCACTCGCCCGCCAGCGCAGCTTCCGGGGCCGCGTCTGGATCATCCGGCTTTCCGTCGTGCCGCTCGGCCTGCCGGCGCTGGTGGCGGCGCTCGGCGTCATCGAGATCTGGGGGCGGCAGGGCGTCGTCAACGATCTCCTGCGCCTCGCCGGACTGCAGAATCCGGTCAGCGTCTATGGTCTCGCCGGCATCCTGATCGCCCACGTCTTCTTCAACCTGCCGCTCGCCGCGCGCTTCCTGCTCGCCGCGCTCGACCGCATCCCGCCGGAATACTGGCTCTCCTCCGCCAATCTCGGCATGCGGAGCGGGGCGGTCTTCCGGCTCATCGAGTGGCCGGTCATCCGCCGCGTCCTGCCCGGCATCGCCGGCCTCGTCTTCATGCTCTGCGTGACGAGCTTCACCATCGCCCTGACGCTCGGCGGCGGGCCGGCGGCAAGCACCATCGAGGTCGCCATCTACCAGGCGCTGCGCTTCGATTTCGATCCCGCGCGCGCCGTGCTGCTCGCCTTCCTGCAGATCGCCGTCACGGCGATCCTGCTCTGGCTGATCTCGCTGCTTGCCCATCCGCCGGAAGAGGGCATGACGGCCGGCCGTGCCATCCGCCGCTTCGACGGCCGCCGCCACCGCCTTGCCGACGGGCTCGTCCTCGTCGCCTTCACCCTGTTCACCGCCGCGCCGCTCGCCGCGACCCTCGCCTCGGGCCTTGCCGCCGATTTCGGCCGGCTGGCGCTCGACCCGCTGCTGCACCGGGCGCTTCTCACCAGCCTAGCCATTTCACTTGCCTCGGCGGGACTCAGCCTCGCCATCGCGCTGCCGGTCGTGCTGGTGCCACGGGTTGCCGAGGCGGGCGCTGCCGGCCTTGCGACCCGGCTGATGGGCCGTGCGCTGCCGGCGGTCGGCTCGCTGATCCTGCTGGTACCGCCTGTCGTCGTGGCGACCGGCTGGTTCCTGATGCTGCGCATCTTCGGCGAGACGGGCCGGTTCGCGCCTGCCGTCGTCACCGTGCTCAACGCGCTGATGGCGCTGCCCTTCGTCGTGCGCGTGCTGGAGCCCGCCTACCGCACCCACCTTTCCCGCACCGCGCGCCTCGCGCTTAGCCTCGGCGTCACCGGCTGGCAGCGCTTTTCCTGGATCGACTGGCCGGCGCTGAAAAAGCCTTTCCTCACCGCCTTCGCCTTCGCCATGGCGCTGTCGCTCGGCGATCTCGGCGCCGTCGCCATCTTCGGCGCGGAAGGCTTCGTCACCCTGCCCTGGCTGCTGTTTTCCCGCATGGCGAGCTACCGGACCGCGGATGCCGCCGGCATCGCGCTGATCCTCGGCGTGCTATGCCTGCTGCTCACGCTGCCGTCGACGACGTCGGAGCGCCCAACCGAAAGACCCGGCTCCGATGCCTGA
- a CDS encoding M48 family metalloprotease translates to MLAGTLLAGCQSIIEQTYEPTISPSSNPQIVDEVQKNDPRAQMGAREHPRIVASYGGEYKDAKTERLVARITGALTAVSENPNQSYRITILNSPAINAFALPGGYLYVTRGLLALANDASEVAAVLSHEMAHVTANHGIERQKKEEAEVIASRVVAEVLSSNIAGKQALARGKLRLAAFSRNQELQADVIGVRMLGEAGYDPYAAARFLDSMAAYARFTAVDPDSDQSLDFLSSHPNAPQRVELARLHARAFGAEGTIGESGRDYYLAGIDGLLYGDAPEEGYVRGQTFLHGKLGIRFDVPAGFQIDNKAEAVLATGPGDVAIRFDGVADSRGQDLVNYISSGWVTGLRPETIRPVTINGLPAATAKAAADRWEFDVTVVRIDNQIYRFLTAVPAGSKALEPTAAILRSSFRKLTTAEVASLKPLRVRVITARAGDTVASLAGRMMGTDRKLDLFRLINAMTATSTVRPGGKFKIISE, encoded by the coding sequence ATGCTTGCCGGCACGCTGCTGGCCGGCTGCCAGTCGATCATCGAGCAGACCTATGAGCCGACGATCTCGCCCTCGTCCAATCCGCAGATCGTCGACGAGGTGCAGAAGAACGACCCGCGCGCCCAGATGGGCGCCCGCGAGCATCCGCGCATCGTGGCGAGCTACGGCGGCGAATACAAGGACGCCAAGACCGAACGGCTCGTCGCGCGCATCACCGGCGCGCTGACGGCGGTGTCGGAAAACCCGAACCAGTCCTACCGCATCACCATCCTCAATTCGCCCGCCATCAACGCCTTCGCGCTGCCGGGCGGCTATCTCTACGTCACGCGCGGCCTGCTGGCGCTTGCCAACGACGCCTCGGAAGTCGCGGCCGTGCTGTCGCACGAAATGGCGCACGTCACCGCCAACCACGGCATCGAGCGGCAGAAGAAGGAAGAGGCGGAAGTCATCGCGAGCCGCGTGGTGGCCGAAGTGCTTTCCAGCAACATCGCCGGCAAGCAGGCGCTGGCGCGCGGCAAGCTGCGCCTCGCCGCCTTCTCGCGCAACCAGGAACTCCAGGCCGACGTTATCGGCGTGCGCATGCTGGGCGAAGCGGGCTACGACCCCTACGCCGCCGCGCGCTTCCTGGATTCCATGGCCGCCTACGCCCGCTTCACCGCGGTCGATCCCGATTCCGACCAGAGCCTGGACTTCCTGTCGAGCCATCCGAACGCGCCGCAGCGCGTGGAACTGGCGCGCCTGCATGCCCGCGCCTTCGGCGCGGAGGGCACGATCGGGGAAAGCGGCCGCGACTACTATCTTGCCGGCATCGACGGCCTGCTCTACGGCGACGCGCCGGAAGAGGGCTATGTGCGCGGCCAGACCTTCCTGCACGGCAAGCTCGGCATCCGCTTCGACGTACCGGCCGGCTTCCAGATCGACAACAAGGCCGAGGCGGTGCTGGCGACGGGCCCCGGCGATGTGGCGATCCGCTTCGACGGCGTTGCCGACAGCCGCGGCCAGGACCTCGTCAACTACATTTCGAGCGGCTGGGTGACGGGTCTGCGGCCCGAGACGATCCGGCCGGTCACGATCAACGGCCTGCCCGCGGCAACCGCCAAGGCCGCCGCCGACCGTTGGGAATTCGACGTCACGGTCGTGCGCATCGACAACCAGATTTACCGCTTCCTGACGGCCGTTCCGGCCGGCTCGAAGGCGCTGGAGCCGACGGCGGCGATCCTTCGAAGCTCGTTCCGCAAGCTGACGACAGCGGAGGTCGCCTCGCTGAAGCCGCTGCGGGTGCGCGTCATCACCGCGCGCGCCGGAGATACCGTCGCCTCGCTCGCCGGGCGCATGATGGGCACGGACCGCAAGCTGGATCTGTTCCGCCTGATCAACGCCATGACCGCGACGAGCACGGTGCGGCCGGGCGGGAAATTCAAAATCATCAGCGAGTAA
- the thiB gene encoding thiamine ABC transporter substrate binding subunit yields the protein MRTAFLSSIAALAVSFALPALAQEKTLTVYTYESFVAEWGPGPKVKEEFEKTCGCKVEWVGVADGVELLTRLKLEGEGTKADLVLGLDTNLITEAKATGLFEPHGLSPEGLTVPGGFSDDTFLPYDYGHFAVVYDSETLKTPPASLKELVEGDASQKIVIEDPRTSTPGLGLLLWVKSVYGDKSAEAWEKLKDRVLTVTPGWSEAYGLFTKGEAPMVLSYTTSPAYHVIAEKSERYKAAAFSEGHYIQIEVAGLTRTSDDKDLARQFLTFMTGPDFQSIIPETNWMMPAAKTRDPLPAAFGALVKPEKTFLMSSDEVAANRKAWIDEWLGAMSAK from the coding sequence ATGCGCACGGCATTTCTTTCTTCCATCGCGGCGCTCGCCGTATCCTTCGCCCTTCCCGCCCTCGCGCAGGAAAAGACGCTGACCGTCTACACCTATGAAAGCTTCGTCGCCGAATGGGGCCCGGGGCCGAAGGTCAAGGAAGAATTCGAGAAGACCTGCGGCTGCAAGGTCGAATGGGTCGGCGTCGCCGACGGCGTCGAGCTTCTGACGCGCCTCAAGCTCGAAGGCGAAGGCACCAAGGCCGACCTGGTGCTCGGCCTCGACACCAACCTCATCACCGAAGCCAAGGCGACCGGCCTCTTCGAGCCCCACGGCCTCTCGCCGGAAGGCCTGACGGTGCCGGGCGGTTTTTCCGACGACACGTTCCTGCCCTATGACTACGGCCATTTCGCCGTCGTCTATGACAGCGAGACGCTGAAGACCCCACCGGCGAGCCTCAAGGAACTGGTCGAGGGCGATGCATCCCAGAAGATCGTCATCGAGGACCCGCGCACCTCGACGCCGGGCCTCGGCCTGCTGCTCTGGGTCAAGTCGGTCTATGGCGACAAGTCCGCGGAAGCATGGGAAAAGCTCAAGGATCGCGTACTGACCGTCACCCCCGGCTGGTCGGAAGCCTACGGCCTCTTCACCAAGGGTGAGGCGCCGATGGTGCTCTCCTACACCACCTCGCCGGCCTATCACGTCATCGCGGAGAAATCCGAGCGCTACAAGGCGGCGGCCTTCTCCGAGGGACACTATATCCAGATCGAGGTCGCCGGCCTGACGCGCACCTCCGACGACAAGGATCTCGCCCGCCAGTTCCTCACCTTCATGACGGGGCCGGATTTCCAGTCGATCATCCCGGAAACCAACTGGATGATGCCGGCCGCCAAGACCCGCGATCCGTTGCCCGCCGCCTTCGGCGCGCTGGTGAAGCCGGAAAAGACCTTCCTGATGTCGTCGGACGAGGTCGCGGCGAACCGCAAGGCCTGGATCGACGAATGGCTCGGCGCGATGAGCGCCAAGTAA
- a CDS encoding NAD(P)/FAD-dependent oxidoreductase encodes MANNQSYAGNGAYPDSYYAASRNIIRTPKVLEGAVTADIAVLGAGYSGLSTAIHLAEKGYKVVMVEGAGIGWGASGRNGGQVVNGLNASLDTIKRRYGDQAGAFVGGLVQEGGKIIRRLVSQYQIDCDLKDGNIYAAYTPAHMKELEHKKALWKSYGMDDHQMLDKAAIQKLVKTDAYIGGMLDTTGGHMHPLNLTLGEAKALESLGGVIYEQSPVLRVEHEAEKPVIHTAKGSVTANTAVLCGNAYLGHVVPKLVSRVMPVSTQMVATEPLGERADALIPSDMCVEDVRYILDYFRLSADKRMIFGGGTVYGGTDPADVRAKIRPNLEKVFPSLKGVKIDYAWSGNFALSFSRVPQMGKIGRNTYFAHGYSGHGVTGSHLFGKILSEAIHGDLSRFSQFEKLPWIPFPGGRMFRAQYSTIGSWWYQFKDAFGL; translated from the coding sequence ATGGCCAACAACCAGTCCTATGCCGGCAACGGCGCCTATCCCGACAGCTACTACGCCGCCTCCCGCAACATCATCCGCACGCCGAAGGTGCTGGAAGGCGCGGTCACGGCCGATATCGCCGTGCTCGGCGCCGGCTATTCGGGCCTTTCGACCGCCATCCACCTTGCCGAGAAGGGCTACAAGGTGGTGATGGTCGAAGGCGCCGGCATCGGCTGGGGCGCGTCCGGTCGCAACGGTGGCCAGGTCGTCAACGGCCTCAATGCCAGCCTCGACACGATCAAGCGCCGCTACGGCGATCAGGCCGGCGCTTTCGTCGGCGGCCTCGTGCAGGAAGGCGGCAAGATCATCCGCCGCCTCGTCTCCCAGTACCAGATCGACTGCGACCTGAAGGACGGCAACATCTACGCCGCCTATACGCCGGCCCACATGAAGGAGCTGGAGCACAAGAAGGCGCTGTGGAAGAGCTACGGTATGGACGACCACCAGATGCTGGACAAGGCGGCGATCCAGAAGCTGGTGAAGACCGACGCCTATATCGGCGGCATGCTGGACACGACCGGCGGCCACATGCACCCGCTCAACCTTACCCTCGGCGAGGCCAAAGCGCTGGAATCGCTCGGCGGCGTGATCTACGAGCAGTCGCCCGTCCTCCGCGTCGAGCACGAGGCGGAAAAGCCCGTCATCCATACGGCGAAGGGCAGCGTGACCGCGAACACCGCCGTGCTCTGCGGCAATGCCTATCTCGGCCATGTCGTGCCGAAGCTCGTCTCGCGCGTCATGCCCGTCTCGACCCAGATGGTGGCCACCGAGCCGCTCGGCGAGCGCGCCGATGCGCTCATCCCGAGCGACATGTGCGTGGAGGACGTGCGCTACATCCTCGACTATTTCCGCCTGTCGGCCGACAAGCGCATGATCTTCGGCGGCGGCACCGTCTATGGCGGCACCGACCCGGCGGATGTCAGGGCAAAGATCCGCCCGAACCTCGAAAAGGTCTTCCCGTCGCTGAAGGGCGTGAAGATCGACTATGCCTGGAGCGGCAATTTCGCGCTTTCCTTCTCGCGCGTGCCGCAGATGGGCAAGATCGGCAGGAACACCTATTTCGCCCACGGCTACAGCGGCCACGGCGTCACCGGCTCGCATCTCTTCGGCAAGATCCTGAGCGAGGCGATCCACGGCGACCTGTCGCGCTTCAGCCAGTTCGAGAAGCTGCCCTGGATCCCCTTCCCGGGCGGGCGCATGTTCCGCGCGCAATACTCCACCATCGGTTCCTGGTGGTACCAGTTCAAGGACGCCTTCGGCCTCTGA
- a CDS encoding CarD family transcriptional regulator: MTTQQKKSSTRQGFKTGESIVYPAHGVGQIVAIEEQEVAGMKLELFVIDFEKDKMRLKVPVAKAVSIGMRKLSETDFVDRALKVVQGKARVKRTMWSRRAQEYDAKINSGDLISIAEVVRDLFRAENQPEQSYSERQLYEAALDRMAREIAAVNKMSETEAVRLVETNLAKGPKRGKTIDEDDSQDEAA; encoded by the coding sequence ATGACGACCCAGCAGAAGAAATCTTCCACGCGCCAGGGCTTCAAGACCGGCGAGTCGATCGTCTATCCCGCTCACGGTGTCGGCCAGATCGTGGCCATCGAGGAGCAGGAAGTCGCCGGCATGAAGCTCGAGCTTTTTGTCATCGATTTCGAAAAGGACAAGATGCGTCTCAAGGTGCCGGTTGCCAAGGCCGTTTCCATCGGCATGCGCAAACTGTCGGAGACCGATTTCGTCGACCGCGCGCTGAAGGTTGTCCAGGGCAAGGCCCGCGTGAAGCGCACGATGTGGTCGCGCCGCGCGCAGGAATACGATGCCAAGATCAATTCGGGCGACCTGATCTCGATCGCCGAAGTGGTCCGCGACCTCTTCCGCGCCGAGAACCAGCCGGAGCAGTCCTATTCCGAGCGTCAGCTCTATGAGGCCGCTCTCGACCGCATGGCGCGCGAAATCGCCGCCGTCAACAAGATGTCGGAAACCGAGGCTGTCCGTCTCGTCGAGACCAACCTTGCCAAGGGTCCCAAGCGCGGCAAGACCATCGACGAGGACGACTCGCAGGACGAAGCGGCCTGA
- a CDS encoding RNA polymerase factor sigma-32 gives MATTTADRRMIKLAMSAPYLERAEEQALAHAWKDDKDQEARNRIAMAHMRLVVSMAGKFRNFGLPLSDLVQEGYIGLLEAAARFEPERQVRFSTYASWWIRASIQDYVLRNWSIVRGGTSSAQKALFFNLRRLRARLARGDTYLTSEAMHQEIAAAIGVSTADVRTMDARLSASDVSLQAPISAGEGEGSNRLDFLTSDEPLPDEQAEGSIDGERRRSWLQSALGQLNEREMKIIRARRLAEDGATLEELGAVLGISKERVRQIENRALEKLKAVLISKTTDFAYA, from the coding sequence ATGGCTACGACGACCGCAGACCGCCGCATGATCAAGCTCGCAATGTCCGCCCCCTATCTTGAGCGCGCCGAGGAGCAGGCGCTGGCCCACGCCTGGAAGGACGACAAGGATCAGGAAGCCCGCAACCGCATAGCCATGGCCCATATGCGCCTCGTCGTTTCGATGGCCGGCAAGTTCCGCAACTTCGGCCTGCCGCTGAGCGATCTCGTTCAGGAAGGCTACATCGGCCTCCTGGAGGCGGCCGCCCGCTTCGAGCCGGAGCGGCAGGTGCGCTTCTCCACCTATGCCAGCTGGTGGATCCGTGCCTCGATCCAGGATTACGTTCTGCGCAACTGGTCGATCGTGCGCGGCGGCACCAGTTCCGCCCAGAAGGCGCTGTTCTTCAATCTCAGGCGCCTGCGTGCCCGGCTCGCTCGCGGCGACACCTATCTGACCAGCGAGGCCATGCATCAGGAGATCGCCGCCGCGATCGGCGTTTCGACCGCGGATGTGCGCACGATGGATGCCCGTCTCTCCGCCTCCGACGTCTCGTTACAGGCGCCGATCTCGGCTGGCGAAGGCGAAGGCTCGAACCGTCTCGATTTTCTCACTAGCGACGAGCCTCTACCTGACGAGCAGGCGGAGGGCAGCATCGATGGCGAACGCCGCCGTTCCTGGCTGCAGTCCGCTCTCGGCCAGCTCAACGAGCGCGAGATGAAGATCATCCGCGCCCGGCGGCTGGCGGAGGACGGCGCAACGCTCGAAGAGCTCGGCGCCGTGCTCGGCATCTCCAAGGAACGCGTCCGCCAGATCGAGAACCGGGCGCTGGAAAAGCTGAAGGCCGTGCTGATCAGCAAGACGACGGATTTCGCCTACGCCTGA
- a CDS encoding RNA-binding S4 domain-containing protein yields the protein MARDEEQPAGQARQRIDKWLFFARLRKSRSLAAKSVEAGDVRINGVPIRQPSHGVRPGDVVVLSLDRHDMTVKVLQPGERRGPYEEARLLYSDMTPPPPPREERSLFEQATRERGTGRPTKRERRETDRLHGFPGDGDD from the coding sequence ATGGCACGCGACGAGGAACAGCCGGCAGGTCAGGCGCGACAGCGCATCGACAAGTGGCTGTTCTTCGCGCGGTTGCGCAAATCCCGCTCGCTGGCGGCAAAATCCGTCGAGGCGGGTGACGTCCGGATCAACGGCGTGCCTATCCGCCAGCCTTCGCACGGCGTGCGCCCCGGCGATGTCGTCGTGCTCTCGCTCGACCGGCACGACATGACCGTCAAGGTCCTCCAACCCGGCGAGCGCCGCGGTCCCTACGAGGAAGCCCGGCTTCTCTACAGCGACATGACGCCGCCCCCGCCGCCGCGCGAGGAGCGTTCGCTCTTCGAGCAGGCAACGCGCGAACGGGGCACCGGCCGGCCGACAAAACGCGAGCGCCGGGAAACAGACCGGCTGCACGGTTTTCCCGGCGATGGCGACGATTAG
- the thiQ gene encoding thiamine ABC transporter ATP-binding protein, which translates to MPDIAVRLADVTVRFSQKQLSFDCAIPTGAAVAVAGPSGAGKSTLFNVITGFEKPASGSVTLLGQDMAGRDPAERPVSIVFQDNNLFAHLSIADNVGLGIDPGLKLDSAARQSVFAALARVGLGGYERRLPGSLSGGERQRVALARALVRRRPILLLDEPFAALDPAMRAEMASLLHELHAETKSTMLFITHQPEDIRRLAERVLFLEAGAIVADDPIAAFLARRDPPAVAKFLGHTAP; encoded by the coding sequence ATGCCTGACATTGCCGTTCGCCTTGCCGACGTCACCGTGCGCTTTTCGCAAAAGCAGCTTTCCTTCGACTGTGCCATCCCGACCGGCGCGGCCGTCGCCGTCGCCGGCCCCTCGGGCGCGGGCAAGTCCACGCTCTTCAACGTCATCACCGGTTTCGAGAAGCCGGCAAGCGGCAGCGTCACCCTGCTCGGGCAGGACATGGCCGGTCGCGATCCGGCGGAACGGCCGGTCTCGATCGTCTTCCAGGACAACAACCTTTTCGCCCACCTTTCCATCGCCGACAATGTCGGCCTCGGCATCGATCCCGGGCTGAAGCTCGATTCCGCCGCGCGTCAGAGCGTTTTCGCCGCGCTGGCGCGGGTCGGCCTCGGCGGCTACGAGCGGCGCCTGCCGGGCTCGCTTTCCGGCGGCGAGCGGCAGCGGGTGGCGCTCGCCCGCGCGCTGGTGCGCCGCCGGCCGATCCTGCTTCTGGACGAGCCCTTCGCCGCGCTCGATCCGGCCATGCGGGCGGAAATGGCAAGCCTGTTGCACGAGCTTCACGCCGAGACGAAAAGCACCATGCTCTTCATCACCCACCAGCCGGAAGATATCCGGCGGCTTGCCGAGCGGGTACTGTTCCTCGAGGCCGGCGCGATCGTCGCCGACGATCCGATAGCGGCTTTCCTGGCGCGCCGGGATCCACCGGCCGTTGCAAAATTCCTCGGCCATACCGCGCCTTAG
- the fdxA gene encoding ferredoxin FdxA, whose product MTYVVTDNCIRCKYTDCVEVCPVDCFYEGENFLVIHPDECIDCGVCEPECPAEAIKPDTEPGLDKWLKVNSEFASIWPNITVKRDAMPEAKEMDGVEGKYEQYFSPNPGQGD is encoded by the coding sequence ATGACGTATGTCGTGACCGACAACTGCATCCGCTGCAAGTACACGGATTGTGTGGAAGTATGCCCCGTCGACTGCTTCTACGAGGGCGAGAACTTCCTGGTCATCCACCCCGACGAATGCATCGACTGTGGCGTGTGCGAACCGGAATGTCCCGCCGAGGCGATCAAGCCGGACACCGAACCGGGCCTCGACAAGTGGCTGAAGGTGAATTCGGAATTCGCCTCGATCTGGCCCAACATCACGGTCAAGCGTGACGCGATGCCGGAGGCCAAGGAAATGGACGGCGTGGAAGGCAAGTACGAACAGTACTTCTCGCCCAATCCCGGCCAGGGCGACTGA